From a region of the Beduinella massiliensis genome:
- a CDS encoding ribbon-helix-helix protein, CopG family encodes MSVFVPRKYDKKAVTIRIRQDDLDRIDKLSNEARMSRNSFINQCIQFALKNMKEEGVG; translated from the coding sequence ATGTCGGTCTTCGTACCCAGAAAATACGACAAAAAAGCGGTCACCATCCGAATCCGGCAGGACGATCTGGACAGAATCGACAAGCTGTCCAACGAAGCCCGCATGAGCAGGAACTCGTTCATCAACCAGTGCATTCAATTCGCCCTGAAGAACATGAAGGAGGAAGGAGTCGGCTGA